A section of the Microbulbifer pacificus genome encodes:
- a CDS encoding TonB-dependent receptor: protein MLKLPKAIQSANRSLIRLGSLSALAIVSTGALAQGNSESLEEVVVTGIRASLEQNIDMKRNANSVVDAITAEDIGKFPDKNVAEALQRVPGVSIDRDFGEGENVSIRGTDSSLNMTLLNGQTVATSQWKVLSALSRGFNYAMLPSDLIASAEVYKTPQADIDEGSVGGTVILRTRKPLDLDSGTASVSLESQYSELPDVWDPSGSAFASWKNEAGTFGVLGSVVFQDRSVERHGAEVLSNYVPTTAKDTGEEVYVPWGLGSALFQQQRERRGVDLNLQYAPNEQFDATLHYLASELGASNMNQNFLPLSRNAVRDGGSNTQTNGNVVTSSDIDGALAGGHVAYDVIYRDGSSMDTDVLDLEANYDLGFARLHGQIGRTTSEGNANDWFYEWFNQANDDRVNWTYTNNGRPSASFDNSDWITNPTDELVLNGYFESQITMTDEEAYAQIDAEFDVEVGPINLIQVGYKTRDRDTGQDRVRTYASNLGANGNDAYFGTAADFWSGAVVSGLHGETGFGPSAYFDPDRNKLNAYFDALPDCAAGSTEICSNRDTTWYPSIFDINEKVDALYVKADFADDTTGLRGNLGVRYVTTDTTSGAWSFSSAQGEYAYDEVKAKYSDVLPSLNLAWDASNDVVLRFAAAKVIARPSPSQLTSSVSLTPESSSGSGGNPELEPYRATQYDLGAEWYFAEGAMAAVTLFTKQIDDYVFDEIRSEQVISPDGVLQIDSMRRPQNGPSVDLNGVETQLQYSFDNGFGLVGNYTYTDVSDAETQSGPVTLPGNSENMFNVSGFYENELFSARLAYNYRSEFFRAKTAVGSLYRDEQTSLDAQFSYYVNDKLSLRAEALNLTNETVNDIFSLDGGPTLQASEWENGRRFFLGANYKF, encoded by the coding sequence ATGCTCAAGCTTCCTAAAGCCATTCAATCGGCTAACCGTTCTCTTATTCGCCTGGGCTCTTTGAGTGCCCTGGCTATTGTTTCCACCGGGGCGCTGGCACAAGGCAATAGCGAAAGCCTGGAAGAAGTCGTCGTTACCGGGATCCGGGCCAGCCTGGAACAGAATATCGATATGAAACGCAACGCCAATTCGGTGGTGGATGCGATTACCGCCGAGGATATCGGCAAGTTTCCGGATAAAAACGTGGCCGAAGCGCTGCAGCGCGTGCCCGGGGTCTCCATTGATCGCGATTTCGGTGAAGGCGAGAACGTCTCCATTCGCGGTACCGACTCCTCCCTGAACATGACCCTGCTGAATGGCCAGACAGTTGCCACGTCACAGTGGAAGGTGTTAAGCGCACTGTCGCGTGGTTTCAACTACGCCATGCTGCCGTCGGATCTGATTGCCAGTGCCGAGGTGTACAAGACTCCACAGGCGGATATTGACGAAGGCTCCGTAGGCGGTACGGTTATTCTGCGTACCCGCAAGCCACTGGACCTGGATTCCGGTACGGCATCGGTGAGTCTGGAAAGCCAGTACAGTGAGTTGCCGGATGTCTGGGACCCTTCCGGTTCCGCATTCGCTTCGTGGAAAAACGAGGCTGGAACATTCGGCGTACTGGGATCGGTGGTATTCCAGGATCGCTCCGTGGAGCGCCACGGTGCGGAAGTGCTGAGCAATTATGTGCCCACGACTGCCAAGGATACCGGTGAGGAGGTTTACGTACCCTGGGGTCTGGGCTCTGCACTATTCCAGCAGCAGCGCGAGCGCCGCGGTGTTGACCTGAACCTCCAGTATGCGCCGAACGAACAATTCGACGCGACCCTGCACTACCTGGCCTCCGAGCTGGGCGCGTCCAACATGAACCAGAATTTCCTGCCGCTGTCCCGCAATGCGGTGCGCGACGGCGGTAGCAATACCCAGACTAACGGCAACGTGGTGACGTCTTCCGATATCGATGGTGCACTTGCCGGTGGTCACGTCGCCTACGATGTGATTTATCGCGATGGCTCCAGTATGGATACGGACGTACTGGACCTGGAGGCCAACTACGATTTGGGCTTCGCTCGCCTGCATGGGCAGATAGGCCGCACCACCTCTGAGGGCAATGCCAACGACTGGTTCTACGAGTGGTTCAACCAGGCGAACGATGATCGGGTCAACTGGACCTATACCAACAACGGTCGCCCCAGTGCCAGCTTCGACAACAGCGACTGGATTACCAACCCTACCGATGAGCTGGTGTTGAACGGCTACTTCGAATCTCAGATCACCATGACCGACGAGGAGGCCTATGCGCAGATCGATGCGGAATTTGATGTGGAAGTGGGCCCAATCAACCTGATCCAGGTGGGTTACAAGACCCGCGATCGGGACACCGGGCAGGACCGGGTCCGCACCTACGCTTCCAACCTGGGAGCGAATGGTAACGATGCATATTTCGGAACTGCAGCGGACTTCTGGAGCGGCGCTGTGGTAAGTGGTCTGCACGGTGAAACTGGCTTTGGCCCTTCTGCTTACTTCGATCCGGATCGCAACAAGCTGAATGCGTACTTCGATGCACTGCCAGATTGTGCCGCCGGCAGCACCGAAATCTGCTCAAACCGCGATACCACCTGGTATCCCTCCATTTTCGATATCAACGAAAAAGTGGATGCGCTCTATGTGAAGGCGGACTTTGCGGACGATACCACTGGCCTGCGCGGCAACCTGGGCGTGCGCTATGTGACTACGGATACCACCTCCGGTGCCTGGAGTTTCTCTAGTGCGCAGGGCGAGTATGCGTACGATGAAGTGAAGGCGAAGTACTCCGACGTTCTGCCCAGCCTGAACCTGGCCTGGGATGCCAGCAACGATGTGGTATTGCGTTTCGCCGCGGCCAAAGTTATTGCCCGCCCGAGCCCGAGCCAGCTGACGTCTTCAGTATCGCTGACCCCGGAATCGAGCTCCGGCTCTGGCGGTAACCCAGAATTGGAACCCTACCGTGCAACCCAATATGACCTCGGCGCGGAGTGGTATTTTGCCGAAGGTGCCATGGCCGCGGTAACGCTGTTTACCAAGCAGATTGACGACTATGTCTTCGATGAGATCCGCTCTGAGCAGGTTATCAGCCCTGACGGTGTACTGCAGATTGATTCCATGCGCCGGCCGCAAAATGGTCCCAGTGTTGACCTGAACGGTGTGGAAACCCAGCTGCAATACAGCTTCGATAACGGCTTTGGCCTGGTTGGCAACTACACCTATACCGATGTCAGCGATGCGGAAACACAGAGTGGTCCGGTTACCCTTCCGGGTAATAGCGAGAACATGTTCAACGTCAGTGGTTTCTACGAAAACGAACTGTTCAGCGCGCGTCTCGCGTACAACTACCGTTCGGAATTCTTCCGTGCGAAAACTGCCGTCGGCAGCCTGTACCGGGATGAGCAGACTTCGCTGGATGCCCAGTTCAGCTACTACGTTAATGACAAGCTGAGCCTGCGCGCTGAGGCCCTGAACCTCACCAATGAGACGGTAAACGATATCTTCTCACTGGATGGCGGTCCCACCCTGCAGGCGAGCGAATGGGAGAATGGCCGTCGTTTCTTCCTCGGCGCCAACTACAAGTTCTAA
- a CDS encoding MaoC family dehydratase yields MPLQFDLNTRPAILPLYFRALTARKPGSFSGDAEQVLASVTLHNQRIDRVLLRTYREVCGFAPGQHLPATYPFVLAMPLQLKLLVSEAFPFPVLGVVHIGNRITQRRPLRENDVMEIRCDLRPPVAVKRGYEFELITSVRVAGDLVWECVSTLLSRAQHQQRPKSRAGQAGGAPDLSEATSSAWWVPADTGRRYASISGDRNPIHLCAPTAKLFGFPRAIAHGMWTKARCLAALETETFGGVLPDSFTLDVAFIKPVFLPAEVCFQSQQSDDTTVFAVTSAGGKRAHLTGTLVRN; encoded by the coding sequence ATGCCGTTACAGTTTGATCTCAATACCCGCCCGGCCATACTGCCGCTGTATTTCCGTGCCCTGACTGCCCGTAAGCCCGGTAGCTTCAGTGGTGATGCCGAGCAGGTTCTCGCCAGCGTCACCCTGCACAACCAGCGAATTGACCGCGTGCTGCTGCGGACTTATCGCGAGGTCTGTGGCTTTGCTCCCGGCCAGCACCTGCCGGCTACCTATCCTTTTGTGCTCGCCATGCCGCTGCAGTTGAAACTGCTGGTGAGCGAGGCCTTCCCCTTCCCGGTATTGGGGGTGGTGCACATCGGCAATCGCATCACGCAGCGCCGCCCGCTGCGGGAAAATGACGTGATGGAAATCCGCTGTGACCTGCGCCCGCCGGTGGCGGTTAAGCGTGGGTATGAATTCGAACTCATCACCAGCGTGCGTGTGGCCGGTGATTTGGTGTGGGAGTGCGTGAGTACCCTGCTGAGTCGGGCGCAACATCAGCAGAGGCCAAAATCTCGCGCGGGGCAGGCCGGCGGCGCACCGGATCTCAGCGAGGCCACCAGCAGCGCCTGGTGGGTACCGGCGGATACTGGCCGGCGCTATGCGAGTATTTCCGGCGACCGCAACCCCATCCACCTGTGCGCACCGACGGCGAAACTGTTCGGATTTCCCCGTGCCATCGCCCACGGCATGTGGACCAAGGCGCGCTGCCTGGCGGCGCTGGAGACCGAGACCTTTGGTGGCGTACTGCCGGACAGTTTCACGCTGGATGTCGCATTTATCAAACCGGTATTTCTACCCGCAGAGGTGTGCTTCCAGTCGCAGCAAAGCGACGATACCACCGTATTCGCGGTCACCAGTGCCGGCGGAAAGCGGGCGCACCTGACCGGTACGCTTGTGCGCAACTGA
- the mutS gene encoding DNA mismatch repair protein MutS, with amino-acid sequence MSATASTNQQVEHTPMMQQYLRIKAEHPQELVFYRMGDFYELFYDDAKRASELLDVTLTARGKSGGQPIPMAGIPYHAAEGYLARLIRAGVSVAIAEQIGDPATSKGPVERKVVRIVTPGTVTDEALLNERRDNLLVATVMVGGKFGLALLDVGTGHFAIQEVDTLEALAEQVQRYSPTELLVSEDLILPPEIDRRAGLRRRAPWEFDLESALRVLNRQFGTMDLEAFGCSHMHAALCAAGCLLQYARDTQRTELPHIRTLRTERSEDSVALDPASRRNLEIDTNLNGGDDNTLLSVFDACKTAMGSRLLRRWLNNPLRNLHTLEQRQQAITALIADYRFELLRDALKPIGDMERILGRLALRSARPRDLSRLGMSLAQFPELQRQLSETDATLLGQLSREMGDWPETVELLERALVENPPVVIREGGVIAEGFDDELDELRGISENAGDYLVQMEVREKERTGIPTLKVGYNRVHGYYIEISRGQSDKAPADYIRRQTLKNAERFITPELKEFEDKALSAKSRALAREKFLYEELITTLNERLAELQNAAAAVSQLDVLANMAERADQLRLTRPELSNQPGIHVEGGRHPVVEQVLDVPFVANDIDLHESRRMLVITGPNMGGKSTYMRQTALIALLAHCGSFVPADSARIGLLDRIFTRIGSADDLAGGRSTFMVEMTETANILRNASEHSLILMDEIGRGTSTYDGLSLAWACAHFLADKVRAFTLFATHYFELTELPAQCPEATNIHLNATEHGDSIVFLHRIQEGPASKSYGLQVAKLAGIPQEVLEEAKARLAALEAGHTTRDSGPGPKPVSPPVVEPAPAPKPIPVAQPKATAPAQVDLFGSAPHPAVEALEALDPDDLTPRQALEQLYALRKLL; translated from the coding sequence ATGTCCGCAACTGCCAGCACTAATCAGCAAGTCGAACACACCCCCATGATGCAGCAATACCTGCGCATCAAGGCCGAACACCCGCAGGAGCTGGTGTTCTACCGTATGGGGGACTTCTATGAGCTGTTCTACGACGATGCCAAGCGCGCATCGGAGCTGCTGGATGTCACCCTGACCGCCCGCGGCAAGTCTGGAGGGCAGCCGATTCCCATGGCAGGTATTCCCTACCATGCGGCGGAGGGGTATCTGGCGCGGCTGATCAGGGCTGGAGTTTCCGTGGCCATCGCCGAACAGATCGGCGATCCGGCCACCAGCAAGGGGCCGGTGGAGCGCAAGGTGGTGCGTATCGTCACCCCGGGCACGGTCACCGATGAAGCGCTGTTGAACGAACGCCGCGACAACCTGCTGGTGGCAACGGTGATGGTGGGCGGCAAATTTGGCCTCGCACTGCTGGACGTGGGCACCGGGCATTTTGCGATTCAGGAAGTAGATACGCTGGAAGCCCTGGCTGAGCAGGTACAGCGCTACAGTCCCACCGAACTGCTGGTGTCCGAGGACCTGATTCTGCCGCCAGAGATCGACCGCCGCGCCGGCCTGCGCCGCCGCGCGCCCTGGGAGTTCGATCTGGAGAGCGCGCTGCGCGTACTCAACCGCCAGTTCGGCACCATGGACCTGGAGGCCTTCGGCTGTAGCCATATGCATGCAGCGCTTTGTGCCGCCGGCTGCCTGCTGCAGTACGCGCGCGACACCCAGCGCACCGAGCTGCCGCATATCCGCACCCTGCGCACCGAGCGCAGCGAAGATTCCGTGGCGCTGGACCCGGCCAGCCGCCGCAATCTGGAAATCGACACCAACCTCAACGGCGGTGACGACAACACTCTGCTGTCGGTGTTCGACGCGTGTAAAACTGCCATGGGCAGCCGCCTGCTGCGCCGCTGGCTGAACAATCCCCTGCGCAACCTCCACACTCTGGAACAACGTCAGCAGGCGATTACCGCACTGATCGCGGATTACCGCTTTGAACTGCTGCGCGACGCCCTGAAGCCCATCGGCGATATGGAGCGCATCCTCGGTCGCCTGGCCCTGCGCTCCGCACGCCCGCGCGACCTCTCCCGCCTGGGTATGTCCCTGGCCCAGTTCCCGGAGCTGCAGCGCCAGCTGAGCGAGACCGATGCCACGCTGCTCGGCCAACTTTCCCGCGAGATGGGCGATTGGCCGGAGACCGTGGAACTGCTGGAGCGCGCACTGGTGGAGAACCCGCCGGTGGTGATCCGCGAGGGCGGTGTGATTGCCGAGGGCTTCGACGACGAGCTGGACGAGCTGCGCGGCATCAGCGAGAACGCCGGCGACTATCTGGTGCAGATGGAGGTGCGCGAGAAGGAGCGCACCGGCATTCCCACCCTCAAGGTGGGTTACAACCGGGTGCACGGCTATTACATCGAGATCAGTCGCGGCCAGAGCGACAAGGCACCGGCGGACTATATCCGCCGCCAGACCCTGAAAAACGCCGAGCGCTTCATTACCCCGGAACTGAAAGAATTTGAAGACAAGGCGCTGTCGGCCAAAAGCCGCGCCCTGGCCCGCGAGAAGTTCCTGTACGAGGAGCTCATCACCACCCTGAATGAACGTTTGGCGGAACTGCAAAACGCCGCCGCCGCGGTGTCCCAGTTGGACGTACTGGCGAATATGGCGGAGCGCGCAGACCAACTGCGCCTGACCCGCCCGGAGCTGTCCAATCAGCCCGGTATCCACGTCGAGGGCGGTCGCCACCCGGTGGTGGAGCAGGTACTGGACGTCCCGTTTGTGGCCAACGATATCGACCTGCATGAATCCCGTCGCATGCTGGTGATCACCGGCCCGAACATGGGCGGTAAGTCGACCTATATGCGCCAGACCGCGCTGATCGCCCTGCTCGCCCACTGCGGCAGCTTTGTACCCGCCGACAGCGCGCGCATCGGCCTGCTGGACCGTATCTTCACCCGTATCGGCAGCGCCGACGACCTGGCCGGCGGCCGCTCCACCTTTATGGTGGAGATGACCGAGACCGCGAATATCCTGCGCAACGCCAGCGAACACAGCCTGATCCTGATGGACGAGATTGGCCGTGGCACCAGCACCTACGACGGCCTCTCCCTGGCCTGGGCCTGTGCCCACTTCCTCGCCGACAAGGTCCGTGCATTTACCCTGTTCGCCACCCACTATTTCGAACTGACCGAGCTACCGGCGCAGTGCCCGGAGGCCACCAACATCCACCTGAATGCCACCGAACACGGCGACTCCATCGTGTTCCTGCACCGTATTCAGGAGGGTCCGGCGTCCAAGAGCTACGGCCTGCAAGTGGCCAAGCTGGCGGGTATCCCACAGGAGGTGCTGGAAGAAGCCAAAGCGCGCCTCGCCGCTCTGGAAGCCGGACACACTACCCGCGACTCAGGCCCCGGTCCGAAACCGGTATCACCGCCGGTCGTAGAGCCAGCACCAGCACCGAAACCAATCCCGGTGGCCCAACCCAAGGCGACCGCCCCCGCACAGGTGGACCTGTTTGGCAGTGCCCCGCACCCGGCGGTAGAGGCACTGGAAGCTCTGGACCCGGACGACCTGACCCCGCGCCAGGCTCTGGAGCAGCTCTACGCTCTGCGTAAACTGTTATAA
- the fdxA gene encoding ferredoxin FdxA: MTFVIGENCIKCKYTDCVEVCPVDCFYEGPNFLVIHPDECIDCALCEPECPANAIFSEDEVPEDQQEYVELNAELAEVWPNITEKKDSLPDAEEWDGVKGKLQYLER; the protein is encoded by the coding sequence ATGACATTCGTAATTGGGGAAAACTGCATCAAGTGCAAATACACCGACTGTGTGGAAGTTTGTCCGGTAGACTGCTTCTACGAAGGCCCCAACTTCCTGGTGATCCACCCGGATGAGTGCATCGACTGTGCCCTGTGTGAGCCCGAGTGTCCTGCCAACGCCATTTTCTCCGAGGACGAGGTGCCGGAAGATCAGCAGGAATACGTCGAGCTGAACGCGGAACTCGCCGAAGTGTGGCCGAACATCACCGAGAAAAAAGACTCACTGCCCGATGCGGAGGAGTGGGATGGTGTCAAAGGCAAGCTGCAATACCTTGAGCGCTGA
- a CDS encoding polysaccharide deacetylase family protein, whose product MKTLRVLLRRTMAVALLAIPMEATLSEDRRIALAFDDGPSSSSNEALLNELERLDIKATFFPESLALGNDQKLKKGKAKKHREIASANAHREIDGAKRILRNLGERTPSALFNLPDVRLPENLEQGLTSANYWSFPEDTQANLDDALEIAELLAENAFPGAVVILHTLYNQREHILQALPVISERLKAEGYEFATLSELMEPQKKLSTLTT is encoded by the coding sequence ATGAAAACCCTCCGCGTCCTGCTGCGCCGCACCATGGCTGTCGCCCTGCTGGCAATCCCCATGGAAGCCACCCTCAGTGAGGATCGCCGCATCGCCCTCGCCTTTGACGATGGCCCCAGTTCCAGCAGTAACGAAGCCTTGTTAAATGAGCTGGAGCGTCTGGATATCAAAGCCACGTTTTTCCCCGAATCCCTGGCGCTTGGCAACGACCAGAAGCTCAAGAAAGGCAAAGCGAAAAAACACCGGGAGATCGCCTCCGCCAACGCGCACCGGGAAATCGACGGCGCCAAACGCATCCTGCGTAACTTGGGCGAGCGCACCCCATCAGCATTATTCAATCTCCCGGATGTGCGACTGCCGGAAAATCTCGAGCAGGGACTGACCAGCGCAAACTATTGGAGTTTCCCCGAAGACACCCAGGCAAATCTGGATGACGCGCTGGAAATCGCTGAACTACTGGCGGAAAATGCCTTTCCCGGTGCGGTGGTGATTCTGCACACGCTGTACAACCAGCGAGAGCATATTCTCCAGGCGCTACCAGTCATCAGTGAACGGCTCAAGGCAGAGGGCTATGAGTTTGCCACTCTCTCCGAATTGATGGAGCCCCAAAAAAAACTTTCGACACTGACTACCTGA
- a CDS encoding prolyl oligopeptidase family serine peptidase has product MKKLSVLAVAGVLAACSGESPEATKSMSEAEVAAPAVQMAALTYPQTRKGDITDTYFGTQIADPYRWLEDDRSAETEAWVKSQNKVTFDYLDQIPYRHTLKQRLEALWNYEKVGSPFKEGDYTYFYRNDGLQNQYVVWRKKGDGEAEVFLDPNTFSEDGTTSLSTLKFSKDGSIAAYSVSEGGSDWRKIYIINAETKEVLEQPLVDVKFSGISWKGNEGFYYSSYDKPEGSELSAKTDQHKLYYHKLGQAQSEDALVFGGTEAQKRRYVSGTVTEDDHYLMISGATSTSGNDLFIVDLTKADASLVPVVTDFDSDTYVIDNQGSKLFLVTDRGAPNKKIVTVDAANPTPENWQDFIAETEHVLTASTGGGYFFAEYMVDALSKVYQYDYNGKQVREIALPGPGSVSSPDGKREDKTLYYTFTNYKTPSTIFAFDVEEGVSSVYRESGAKFDPAGYESKQVFYTSKDGTKVPMLITYKKGLKLDGKNPTILYGYGGFNISLTPSFSIPNAVWLELGGVYAVPNLRGGGEYGKRWHDAGTKLQKQNVFDDFIAAGEYLVEQGYTSSNYLAIRGGSNGGLLVGAVMTQRPDLAKVALPAVGVMDMLRYHTFTAGAGWAYDYGTAEQSREMFEYLKGYSPVHNVKAGVNYPATLVTTADHDDRVVPAHSFKFAAELQSKQSGAAPTLIRIETNAGHGAGTPVSKSIEQYADIFGFTLYNMGVAELPQS; this is encoded by the coding sequence ATGAAAAAACTATCCGTATTGGCAGTGGCCGGCGTGCTCGCCGCCTGCTCGGGAGAATCCCCGGAGGCAACCAAATCCATGAGTGAAGCCGAAGTGGCGGCCCCCGCAGTCCAAATGGCGGCGTTGACCTACCCGCAGACCCGTAAGGGCGATATTACCGACACTTATTTCGGCACCCAGATCGCCGATCCCTATCGCTGGCTGGAGGACGACCGCAGCGCGGAGACCGAGGCGTGGGTGAAATCCCAGAACAAGGTCACCTTTGATTATCTGGATCAAATTCCCTATCGCCACACCCTGAAACAGCGCCTGGAAGCGCTGTGGAACTATGAAAAAGTGGGTTCGCCTTTCAAAGAGGGGGACTACACCTACTTCTACCGTAATGACGGCCTGCAGAACCAGTACGTGGTGTGGCGTAAGAAGGGCGACGGTGAAGCAGAAGTTTTCCTCGACCCGAATACCTTCAGTGAAGACGGCACCACCTCGCTCTCGACCCTGAAATTTTCCAAAGATGGCTCCATCGCCGCCTACTCAGTTTCAGAAGGCGGCAGTGACTGGCGCAAAATCTACATCATCAATGCGGAAACCAAAGAAGTACTTGAGCAACCGCTGGTGGATGTGAAGTTCTCTGGCATTTCCTGGAAAGGCAATGAAGGCTTCTATTATTCCAGCTACGACAAGCCGGAAGGCAGCGAGCTCTCCGCCAAGACCGACCAGCACAAACTGTATTACCACAAGTTGGGTCAGGCGCAGTCTGAAGATGCGCTGGTATTTGGCGGTACCGAAGCGCAGAAGCGTCGCTATGTATCCGGCACCGTGACCGAGGACGATCACTACCTGATGATTTCCGGGGCCACTTCCACCTCCGGTAACGATCTGTTTATTGTCGATCTCACCAAGGCCGATGCAAGCCTGGTGCCGGTGGTGACAGATTTTGATTCCGACACTTACGTGATCGACAACCAGGGCAGCAAGCTGTTCCTGGTGACCGACCGCGGCGCGCCCAACAAAAAAATTGTCACCGTGGACGCAGCCAATCCGACACCGGAAAACTGGCAAGACTTTATTGCTGAAACCGAGCATGTACTGACGGCCTCCACCGGCGGTGGCTACTTCTTTGCCGAATACATGGTGGACGCACTGTCCAAGGTCTATCAGTACGACTACAACGGTAAGCAGGTGCGTGAAATCGCCTTGCCGGGACCGGGCAGCGTGAGCTCCCCCGACGGCAAGCGCGAAGACAAAACACTGTATTACACCTTCACCAACTACAAGACCCCGTCCACCATTTTTGCGTTTGATGTGGAAGAGGGCGTGTCCAGCGTTTACCGCGAGTCCGGTGCGAAATTCGACCCGGCGGGTTACGAATCCAAGCAGGTGTTCTATACCTCCAAGGACGGCACCAAGGTGCCGATGCTGATCACCTACAAAAAAGGTCTCAAACTCGACGGCAAGAACCCGACCATCCTGTACGGCTACGGCGGTTTCAATATCAGCCTGACGCCATCCTTCAGTATTCCCAACGCGGTGTGGCTGGAACTGGGTGGTGTGTACGCGGTGCCGAACCTGCGCGGTGGCGGTGAGTACGGCAAGCGTTGGCACGATGCCGGTACCAAGCTGCAGAAGCAGAATGTGTTCGATGACTTTATCGCCGCCGGTGAATACCTGGTGGAGCAGGGCTACACCTCCAGTAATTACCTCGCGATTCGCGGCGGTTCCAACGGTGGCCTGCTGGTGGGTGCGGTCATGACTCAGCGCCCTGACCTGGCGAAAGTGGCGCTGCCCGCGGTGGGCGTGATGGACATGCTGCGCTATCACACCTTTACCGCCGGCGCCGGTTGGGCCTACGACTACGGCACTGCCGAGCAGAGCCGGGAAATGTTCGAGTACCTGAAGGGCTACTCCCCGGTGCACAATGTGAAGGCGGGTGTGAATTACCCGGCGACCCTGGTCACCACCGCGGATCACGATGATCGTGTGGTACCGGCGCACTCCTTCAAGTTTGCCGCCGAGCTGCAGTCCAAGCAGTCCGGTGCGGCGCCGACCCTGATCCGCATCGAAACCAATGCGGGCCACGGTGCTGGCACTCCGGTGTCCAAGTCCATTGAGCAGTATGCGGATATCTTTGGATTCACCCTGTACAACATGGGTGTGGCCGAGTTGCCCCAGAGCTGA
- a CDS encoding SLC13 family permease codes for MSKTPFFFLGPAVAIGGYFLLTSLGMSYLPAVTAAITLLTVVWWITEALPIPATSIVPFVLLPLFGVGDHKLVASSLGSHVILLLMGAFMLSKALEKSGAHERLALYMLKLVGISSGRQLVLGFMLASGLLSMWISNTATTLMMLPIALAILSRADNHRLTVALILGIAYAASLGGVGSPLGTPPNVIFMGIYEEVTGREFSFVSWMKIGLPVVLITLPLMALWLTRGIRLQKPLESPAVGAWRPEEVRTLLVFALAILFWVTRSEPFGGWSGLLGVEGAGDSTVALGAVVLMFLIPNGKGGRLLDWPTAESIPWGMLLLFAGGIAIAKGFEISGLSDLMGQGLTFLTDMPLWLMLILLCLSVTFLTEITSNTATATLLMPILAVVATSAGFDPMVLMIPAAMCASCAFMLPVATAPNAIVYGTGKLRIQEMVREGAVLSVLASLVIAGVCGVMLV; via the coding sequence ATGTCTAAAACCCCATTTTTCTTTCTTGGTCCTGCAGTTGCAATAGGCGGTTATTTTTTGCTGACCTCGCTCGGTATGTCCTATCTACCGGCGGTGACTGCGGCCATCACCCTGCTTACGGTGGTGTGGTGGATCACCGAGGCACTGCCAATTCCAGCTACCTCGATTGTGCCGTTTGTGCTGCTGCCGCTGTTCGGTGTTGGGGATCACAAGCTGGTGGCGTCGTCACTGGGCAGCCATGTGATCCTGTTGCTGATGGGCGCATTCATGCTGTCCAAGGCGCTGGAAAAAAGCGGCGCGCACGAGCGGCTGGCGCTCTATATGCTGAAACTGGTGGGCATCTCCAGCGGGCGGCAGTTGGTACTGGGTTTCATGCTGGCGTCGGGACTGCTCAGCATGTGGATCTCCAACACGGCCACCACCCTGATGATGTTGCCCATTGCACTGGCCATCCTGTCCCGCGCTGACAATCACCGTCTCACCGTGGCGCTGATCCTGGGTATTGCCTATGCCGCAAGTCTCGGTGGTGTCGGCAGCCCGCTGGGCACACCGCCGAACGTGATCTTTATGGGGATTTACGAGGAGGTCACCGGGCGGGAATTCAGCTTCGTCAGCTGGATGAAAATCGGCTTGCCGGTGGTGCTGATCACGCTGCCATTGATGGCCCTGTGGCTGACCCGTGGGATCCGCCTGCAAAAACCTCTTGAGTCGCCAGCGGTAGGGGCTTGGCGGCCGGAGGAAGTGCGTACGCTGTTGGTGTTCGCGCTGGCGATCCTGTTCTGGGTCACCCGCAGCGAGCCTTTTGGCGGTTGGAGCGGTCTGCTGGGCGTGGAAGGTGCCGGTGACAGCACCGTGGCCCTCGGCGCTGTGGTGCTGATGTTCCTCATCCCCAATGGCAAGGGCGGCCGTTTGCTGGACTGGCCAACGGCAGAGAGCATCCCCTGGGGCATGCTGTTGTTGTTTGCCGGTGGTATCGCCATCGCCAAGGGCTTTGAGATTTCCGGTCTCAGCGACCTGATGGGGCAGGGGCTCACCTTCCTCACGGATATGCCCCTGTGGCTGATGCTGATCCTGCTGTGCTTATCGGTCACTTTCCTTACAGAAATCACCAGCAATACCGCAACCGCCACGCTACTGATGCCGATTCTCGCCGTGGTCGCCACCAGTGCCGGATTTGATCCAATGGTACTGATGATTCCCGCCGCCATGTGCGCGAGCTGTGCCTTTATGTTGCCAGTGGCCACCGCCCCCAATGCCATCGTTTACGGCACCGGTAAGTTGCGGATTCAGGAAATGGTGCGCGAGGGCGCGGTGCTGAGCGTGCTTGCCTCCCTGGTGATTGCCGGGGTATGCGGAGTGATGCTGGTGTAG